A region of Massilia sp. WG5 DNA encodes the following proteins:
- the mlaE gene encoding lipid asymmetry maintenance ABC transporter permease subunit MlaE has translation MITRFLGFIGAFVLDTFARVGFVTRSFFKLLGRAPGALKRPTLISEQIHFIGNYSLLIIVVSGLFVGMVLGLQGYYTLSQFGADEKLGQLVALSLLRELGPVVTALLFAGRAGTSLTAEIGLMKAGEQLSAMEMMAVNPVQRVLAPRFWAGLIAMPVLATVFSAIGVIGGYLVGVQLIGVDEGAFWSQMQSNIDVRRDIMNGVLKSFVFGIAVTFTALFQGYEAQPTPEGVSRATTRTVVIASLMVLGLDFIMTALMFNK, from the coding sequence ATGATTACGCGTTTCCTCGGCTTCATCGGCGCCTTCGTGCTGGACACCTTTGCCCGCGTCGGCTTCGTCACCCGTTCCTTCTTCAAGCTGCTGGGCCGGGCGCCGGGCGCGCTGAAGCGGCCGACGCTGATCTCGGAACAGATCCACTTCATCGGCAACTACTCGCTCCTGATCATCGTCGTGTCCGGCCTGTTCGTCGGCATGGTGCTGGGCCTGCAGGGCTACTACACGCTGAGCCAGTTCGGCGCCGACGAAAAGCTCGGCCAGCTGGTGGCGCTATCGCTGCTGCGCGAACTCGGTCCGGTCGTCACCGCGCTGCTGTTCGCGGGCCGCGCCGGCACCTCGCTGACCGCGGAAATCGGCCTCATGAAGGCCGGCGAGCAGCTGTCGGCGATGGAAATGATGGCGGTGAACCCGGTCCAGCGCGTGCTGGCGCCGCGTTTCTGGGCCGGCCTGATCGCCATGCCGGTGCTGGCCACCGTGTTCTCCGCGATCGGCGTGATCGGCGGCTACCTGGTCGGCGTGCAGCTGATCGGCGTGGACGAGGGCGCGTTCTGGTCCCAGATGCAGAGCAATATCGATGTGCGCCGCGACATCATGAACGGCGTGCTGAAGAGCTTCGTGTTCGGCATCGCCGTCACCTTCACCGCCCTGTTCCAGGGTTATGAAGCGCAGCCGACGCCGGAAGGCGTGTCGCGCGCCACCACCCGTACCGTCGTGATCGCCTCGCTGATGGTCCTTGGCCTGGACTTCATCATGACTGCCTTAATGTTCAACAAATAA